In one Trichosurus vulpecula isolate mTriVul1 chromosome 8, mTriVul1.pri, whole genome shotgun sequence genomic region, the following are encoded:
- the ENO4 gene encoding enolase 4, with protein sequence MGDGGGGRNNAHELYKLKQRAVEYYQRNDVPQQLEDLLNSTFYLQPPDIYGHLANCFSKLAKAPTIYKVIGRVVLDGMGHQTLKVEVFCTVQNKVKSITSAVISSHFEVLETAMPEVVDAIELERNEAISVALQWVNESMTELLEGLEPTQQEVVDQLLANFFASKVQEDKESKELELSLEQPLSLGSLAPQPSPPPPPPPPPPPKKKGQRGRKETIAEKPIPPAEPPEPILHGSMAIGAVSLAVVKTCATLTNTPLYLNIASLKYKQESPGALTLPLLMVTMLSCGKSSPGKLNLMKEVICIPHPGLTVQQGITMLLEIQKQIIKIIDKPHTPKPETKKGHNGGKKGSTQIAGKLSYIGCLSINYDTIEQPLLLIQGICGNLGLELGINLYLAINCAAHELIDYTRGKYEVTTGVFKNPSEMVDIYVDLINKFPSITALIDPVRKEDIEQWDSICNVLGSRCNIIAGTASKSVPKLLEEQNVNTPKSSGLIIKHTNQTTISDLIEVTRLIESQKRIAILGSTEGESSDDSLADLAVGLGVRFLKLGGLSRGERMTKYNRLFTIEEELVQSGTLTPTAGQTFIDFNEESQKAEESLMATLSSVDAGRRESDISHFMKPEAVK encoded by the exons gcAAACTGCTTTTCGAAGCTTGCAAAGGCTCCTACCATATACAAAGTAATAGGGAGAGTAGTACTGGATGGTATGGGTCATCAAACTCTCAAAGTCGAAGTATTCTGCACAGTTCAAAACAAGGTTAAG AGCATTACTTCTGCTGTCATCTCTTCTCACTTCGAAGTGCTGGAAACTGCGATGCCTGAGGTGGTGGATGCAATAGAATTAGAACGTAATGAAGCCATCAGTGTGGCTTTGCAGTGGGTAAACGAGTCAATGACCGAGCTTCTGGAAGGATTGGAACCAACCCAACAGGAGGTGGTGGATCAGTTACTTGC GAATTTTTTTGCAAGTAAAGTACAAGAAGATAAAGagagtaaagaattagaactgaGCCTGGAACAGCCATTATCCCTGGGGTCTCTTGCACCccaaccatcaccaccaccaccaccacctccaccgccacctccaaagaagaaaggacaaagag GCAGGAAGGAGACTATTGCAGAGAAACCAATACCACCAGCAGAGCCTCCTGAGCCCATACTCCATGGTAGTATGGCCATAGGGGCTGTATCATTAGCTGTGGTTAAAACATGTGCCACACTGACCAATACTCCATTGTATTTAAATATTGCGTCACTGAAATACAAACAG GAATCACCGGGAGCACTGACTCTTCCATTATTGATGGTCACCATGCTCAGCTGTGGAAAGTCATCACCTGGAAAACTCAATCTGATGAAAGAAGTCATCTGTATTCCACACCCTGGATTAACAGTTCAACAA GGTATCACAATGCTTCTAGAAATTCAGAAACAAATTATAAAGATTATTGACAAA CCTCATACTCCAAAACCAGAGACCAAAAAAGGCCATAATGGAGGGAAAAAAGGTTCA ACTCAAATAGCTGGCAAGCTGTCCTATATAGGTTGCTTATCAATCAACTACGATACTATTGAACAGCCACTGCTCTTAATACAAGGAATCTGTGGCAACCTGGGACTGGAGCTAGGAATCAACTTGTATTTAGCCATAAACTGTGCCGCACATGAATTGATTGACTAT ACTAGAGGAAAGTATGAAGTGACAACAGGAGTATTCAAAAATCCATCTGAGATGGTTGATATATATGTGGACCTGATCAATAAGTTCCCTTCAATTACTGCATTAATTGATCCTGTGAGGAAAGAG GACATTGAGCAGTGGGACAGCATCTGTAATGTTCTTGGTTCCAGGTGTAACATCATCGCGGGGACCGCATCCAAAAGTGTCCCCAAGCTtctagaagaacaaaatgtcaacaCCCCTAAATCCAGTGGGCTGATCATAAaacatacaaatcaaactacaaTATCCGACTTGATTGAAGTTACCAGGCTTATTGAGA GTCAAAAACGCATTGCCATCTTAGGAAGTACCGAGGGAGAATCTTCTGATGATAGCCTTGCGGATTTG GCTGTTGGACTGGGTGTTCGTTTTCTCAAGTTGGGAGGTCTTTCTCGGGGTGAGCGGATGACTAAATACAACCGCCTTTTTACCATAGAGGAAGAACTCGTCCAGAGCGGAACCCTGA cccCAACTGCAgggcaaacatttattgacttcAATGAAGAAAGCCAAAAAGCAGAAGAATCACTCATGGCTACTTTGTCTTCTGTCGATgctgggaggagagagagtgacaTCAGCCACTTCATGAAACCTGAAGCAGTAAAATAA